CGTCACCGTCGGGATCATCGCGATCGTCCAGCTGCTGGTCCGCTGAGCGACGTAGCGGAGCTACGGCGCCCCGCCACACCCGGTCCGGACGCCCCCTCGGCGCGGGCGCCCGGCCGGCCCGGCACGATCCGGGCGAGACGGCCTAGGCGGAGCGCTCCAGCCACTCGGGCAGCGCGCCCTGCCCCGCCACCCCCAGGGCCAGCAGCATCGCGTCCGCCGGGGAGGGCACGAAGGGCCTCCGGAGCAGGGGCATCCCCGCCTCCTCCGGGGTCCGGGCCGCCTTGCGGTGGTTGTCCTCGGCGCACGAGGCCACCGTGTTCAGCCAGGTGTCCCCGCCCCCCTGGGCCCGCGGCAGTACATGGTCCACGGTCGTCGCGCGCCTCCCGCAGTACGCGCACCGGTGCTGGTCCCGGATCAGCACCCCCCTCCGCGACCAGGGGGCATGTCTTCGGAAGGGCACCCGGACGTACCGGCAGAGCCTGATCACCCGGGGCATCGGAAGCTCCACGGTGGCCGCACGCACACGCAGCTCGGGGTGCGACTGCTCGACGACGGCCTTGGCCTGGAGCACCAGGACGACGGCCCGGTTCAGCGTCACCGTCGACAGCGGCTCGAAGCTCGCATTCAGCACCAGCGTGTCCCGCATCTCGCCCACCTCCCGTGTGCAGGCCCGCGACCACACCGGCAGCAGGGCCCGCGACCACTCTGGCCGCGCGCGCCACGCGGGACAACGCAATAAAAATGCCCGGTCCAGGCCGTCTTTAGACCAGGACCGGGCAAACGCTCGGCGAAAGATCGAGCGGGAGGGCGTGCGCGCGGGCGCACGGAACGGCGCCCGCGGCGGCAGCCGCGACGCCGTACGGACGATCAGCCGGCCGCGGACCCGTACTCACCGACGAGCTGCGCCCGCCCGAGGGTGTGGAACCGGAGGTTGAACCCGACCACGGCCGGAGAGACGTCCGCGTCGGGCCCCAGCTTCTCCTGGTCCACCGCGTACACCGTGAACACGTACCGGTGCCGCTCCCCGGCCGGCGGAGCCGCCCCGCCGAAGTCCTTCGTCCCGTAGTCGTTCCGCACGTGCACGGCCCCCGCCGGCAGCCCCTCGAACTTCCCGCCGCCGGCCCCGGCCGGCAGCTCGGTGACCGACACCGGCAGGTCGAAGAGCACCCAGTGCCAGAACCCGCTGCCCGTCGGCGCGTCCGGGTCGAAGCACGTCACGGCGAAGCTCTTCGTCCCGGCGGGGAAGCCCTCCCACCGCAGCTGCGGCGAGGTGTTGCCACCGGACTGCACCTGGGCCCCGCCCAGCTCGGCCCCCGGCGCCAGATCCTCGCTCACCACCGTGAAGGCGGGCACCTCGGGATGGAAGTCGTGCGGAAGAGGAGCCCTGTTCTGCTCGGTCACTGCTGACCCTCCTGGATCGGATACCTGGTCGGATGCGCTGCCTGACAGGAGCCTAGGAGGCTAGAGCCAGTTCCGGGTGGAGCCCACCGAGGCGATCCACTGGTTCAGGTACGCCGCCCAGTCCGTGTCCTGGAACGAGTGCAGCCCGACCTGGAAGCAGCGGTAGGTGTCGCTGCCCTCGCTGAACAGCCCCGGCTTCTTGTCCATCTCCAGGACGACGTCCATCTCCCGCCCGTCGGAGACGAAGGTCAGCTCCACCTGGTTCAGCCCCCGGTACTGCGACGGCGGCAGGAACTCGATCTCCTGGTAGAACGGCAGCGTCTGCCGCGTCCCGCGGATGTGCCCGCGCTCCATGTCGGCGCTGCGGAAGGTGAAGCCCAGCTGGCGGAAGGCGTCGAGGATCGCCTGCTGCGCCGGCACCGGGTGCACGTTGATCGCGTCCAGGTCGCCCGCGTCGACCGCCCGCGCGATCTCCAGCTCCGTGCTGACCCCGATGCTCATCCCGTGCAGCGGCTGCCCCCCGAAGTGGGTGATCGGCGTCTCCGCCGGAATCTCCAGCCCGAACGGCACGACGTGCAGCGCACCGGCCTGCACCTGGAAGGCACCCCCGAGACGCTGCTTGGTGAAGACCACGTCCTGCTTGTACTCCTGGTCGCCGCCCTCCACCTCCACGCGCGCCTGGAGACCGACGGACAGCCCCTCGATCTGCTGCTCCACGGACCCGCCCTGGATCCGGACCTCGCCCTGGACGATCCCGCCCGGGACGACGTTCGGCTCGGTGATGACGGTGTCCACCGACGCCCCACCGGCACCCAGGCTCGCGAACAGCTTCCTGAACCCCATGCTCAAACTCCCCTGATACGCATCTAAGGACCTGACGGCGGGCCCACCGCACGCCTCACGGCCATGCGCGCCCCGCCCACCTCTTCTTACCAACTACCTCGTACCAACGCGGAACCACGGGCCCCGGTTGCAGGCGCGCCCGTCCACTACGCTCGACCGAATGAGCGCGCGCCCCGACCGTACGCCCCTGGCGCGGTCCTTCTTCGACCGCCCGGTCCTCGCGGTGGCCCCCGACCTCCTCGGCCGCACCCTGGTCCGCCGCACCGCCGACGGCCCCCTGGAACTCCGCATCACGGAGGTCGAGGCGTACGAGGGCGAGGCCGACCCGGGCTCGCACGCCTACCGCGGCCGCACCGCCCGCAACGCATCGATGTTCGGTCCGCCCGGACACGCGTACGTCTATTTCATCTACGGCATGTGGTTCAGCCTCAACCTGGTGTGCGGTCCGCCCGGACACGCGAGCGGGGTCCTGCTGCGCGCGGGGGAGGTGACGGTGGGTGCGGACCTGGCAGCCAAACGCCGAGTCTCGGCCAGGCACCCGAGGGAACTGGCCAAAGGCCCGGCCCGCCTGGCCACGGCCCTGGACATCGACCGCTCCCTCGACGGCACGGACCTGTGCGCGGACCCCGATTCCCCCTTGTCGGTCCTGCATGGCACCGCGACCCCGCCCGGCCTGGTGAGCAGCGGCCCCCGCACCGGGGTGGGCGGCGCCGGCGCCCACCACCCGTACCGCTTCTGGCTCACCGGTGACCCGACCGTCAGCCCCTACCGCGCGCACAGCCCTCGTAAACGCCCAACTTGACTCGCTCCCTCGTCCCGCCTAACGTAGCCCGAGCCACTTGAACGGGGCACTGCCCTCAGCAGACCCCCAGAGCGGTCAACCAACTCCCTACGACGTACCCCTGGCGGGGTCCTCTTCGGCGTGTCCGAATTCCCCGCCAACCGCTCGATTATGAGCGGCAGAGGGAAAGCGTTAATGTGGCGGAGCGCCGAAAGGCACAGACCCCCAACGGTCATCGAATTCAAATCCGAGCCGGTATCGGCGCGGAAATGATCTGGTAGAGTTGGAATCGCTGGAAAGGGAAACGCGAAAGCGAAAACCTGGAAAGCGCCGAGGAAGTCGGACACGAAAGAGTCTGATAGAGTCGGAAACGCAAGAACAGAACGAAGCGAAGCCCGGAGGAAAGCCCGAGAGGGTGAGTACGAAGGAAGCGTCCGTTCCTTGAGAACTCAACAGCGTGCCAAAAATCAACGCCAAAAGTTGATACCCCGTCCATTTCGGTGGATGAGGTTCCTTTGAAAAAGTCCTGTGGGGCGCCGGTTTCGGTGTGCTTGCAGGCGACAAAACACAGCGAGGACGTTGTGGATGACCGGTCTCATTCCGACCTGGTTGTCCCGCTCTTAGTGTGTGTTGACCCGATTACGGGTAAACATTCATGGAGAGTTTGATCCTGGCTCAGGACGAACGCTGGCGGCGTGCTTAACACATGCAAGTCGAACGATGAAGCCCTTCGGGGTGGATTAGTGGCGAACGGGTGAGTAACACGTGGGCAATCTGCCCTTCACTCTGGGACAAGCCCTGGAAACGGGGTCTAATACCGGATACCACTCCTGTCTGCATGGGCAGGGGTTGAAAGCTCCGGCGGTGAAGGATGAGCCCGCGGCCTATCAGCTTGTTGGTGGGGTAATGGCCCACCAAGGCGACGACGGGTAGCCGGCCTGAGAGGGCGACCGGCCACACTGGGACTGAGACACGGCCCAGACTCCTACGGGAGGCAGCAGTGGGGAATATTGCACAATGGGCGAAAGCCTGATGCAGCGACGCCGCGTGAGGGATGACGGCCTTCGGGTTGTAAACCTCTTTCAGCAGGGAAGAAGCGAAAGTGACGGTACCTGCAGAAGAAGCGCCGGCTAACTACGTGCCAGCAGCCGCGGTAATACGTAGGGCGCAAGCGTTGTCCGGAATTATTGGGCGTAAAGAGCTCGTAGGCGGCTTGTCACGTCGGATGTGAAAGCCCGAGGCTTAACCTCGGGTCTGCATTCGATACGGGCTAGCTAGAGTGTGGTAGGGGAGATCGGAATTCCTGGTGTAGCGGTGAAATGCGCAGATATCAGGAGGAACACCGGTGGCGAAGGCGGATCTCTGGGCCATTACTGACGCTGAGGAGCGAAAGCGTGGGGAGCGAACAGGATTAGATACCCTGGTAGTCCACGCCGTAAACGTTGGGAACTAGGTGTTGGCGACATTCCACGTCGTCGGTGCCGCAGCTAACGCATTAAGTTCCCCGCCTGGGGAGTACGGCCGCAAGGCTAAAACTCAAAGGAATTGACGGGGGCCCGCACAAGCAGCGGAGCATGTGGCTTAATTCGACGCAACGCGAAGAACCTTACCAAGGCTTGACATATACCGGAAAGCATTAGAGATAGTGCCCCCCTTGTGGTCGGTATACAGGTGGTGCATGGCTGTCGTCAGCTCGTGTCGTGAGATGTTGGGTTAAGTCCCGCAACGAGCGCAACCCTTGTCCTGTGTTGCCAGCATGCCCTTCGGGGTGATGGGGACTCACAGGAGACCGCCGGGGTCAACTCGGAGGAAGGTGGGGACGACGTCAAGTCATCATGCCCCTTATGTCTTGGGCTGCACACGTGCTACAATGGCCGGTACAATGAGCTGCGATACCGTGAGGTGGAGCGAATCTCAAAAAGCCGGTCTCAGTTCGGATTGGGGTCTGCAACTCGACCCCATGAAGTCGGAGTTGCTAGTAATCGCAGATCAGCATTGCTGCGGTGAATACGTTCCCGGGCCTTGTACACACCGCCCGTCACGTCACGAAAGTCGGTAACACCCGAAGCCGGTGGCCCAACCCGTAAGGGAGGGAGCTGTCGAAGGTGGGACTGGCGATTGGGACGAAGTCGTAACAAGGTAGCCGTACCGGAAGGTGCGGCTGGATCACCTCCTTTCTAAGGAGCACAGTACCGATTGCAGACAAATGTTCTGCACGGTCAGCTCATGGGTGGAACGTTGATTATTTGGCACGGTTTCCTGGATGGAATCACAAGTACTGCTTCGGCGTGGAAAGTGACTCTCTGACGGGGGATCGTGTCTGGCACGTTGTTGGGTCCTGAAGGTACGGCCGTGAGGTTGTGTCTTCTTGCCGGCCCCAGTGAACTTGACCTGTATGGGTCAGGGTGATGGGTGGCTGGTCGTTGTTTGAGAACTACACAGTGGACGCGAGCATCTGTGGCCAAGTTTTTAAGGGCGCACGGTGGATGCCTTGGCACCAGGAACCGATGAAGGACGTGAGAGGCCGCGATAGGCCCCGGGGAGCTGCCAACTGAGCTTTGATCCGGGGGTGTCCGAATGGGGAAACCCGGCAGTCGTCATGGGCTGTCACCCACTGCTGAACACATAGGCAGTGTGGAGGGAACGCGGGGAAGTGAAACATCTCAGTACCCGCAGGAAGAGAAAACAACCGTGATTCCGGGAGTAGTGGCGAGCGAAACCGGATGAGGCCAAACCGTATGCGTGTGATACCCGGCAGGGGTTGCGCATGCGGGGTTGTGGGAATTCTTTTGATCGGTCTGCCGGCCGGTCGGCGAGTCAGAAACCGTTGATGTAGTCGAAGGACATGCGAAAGGTCCGGCGTAGAGGGTAAGACCCCCGTAGACGAAACATCAGCGGCTTGCTTAAGAATCTCCCAAGTAGCACGGGGCCCGAGAAATCCCGTGTGAATCTGGCGGGACCACCCGCTAAGCCTAAATATTCCCTGGTGACCGATAGCGGATAGTACCGTGAGGGAATGGTGAAAAGTACCGCGGGAGCGGAGTGAAATAGTACCTGAAACCGTGTGCCTACAAGCCGTGGGAGCGTCGCTGTATGTGCTTGCACATACAGTCGTGACTGCGTGCCTTTTGAAGAATGAGCCTGCGAGTTAGCGGTGTGTAGCGAGGTTAACCCGTGTGGGGAAGCCGTAGCGAAAGCGAGTCCGAATAGGGCGATTGAGTTGCACGCTCTAGACCCGAAGCGGAGTGATCTAGCCATGGGCAGGTTGAAGCGGAGGTAAGACTTCGTGGAGGACCGAACCCACCAGGGTTGAAAACCTGGGGGATGACCTGTGGTTAGGGGTGAAAGGCCAATCAAACTCCGTGATAGCTGGTTCTCCCCGAAATGCATTTAGGTGCAGCGTCGTGTGTTTCTTGCCGGAGGTAGAGCACTGGATAGGCGATGGGCCCTACCGGGTTACTGACCTTAGCCAAACTCCGAATGCCGGTAAGTGAGAGCACGGCAGTGAGACTGTGGGGGATAAGCTCCATGGTCGAGAGGGAAACAGCCCAGAGCATCGACTAAGGCCCCTAAGCGTACGCTAAGTGGGAAAGGATGTGGAGTCGCAGAGACAACCAGGAGGTTGGCTTAGAAGCAGCCACCCTTGAAAGAGTGCGTAATAGCTCACTGGTCAAGTGATTCCGCGCCGACAATGTAGCGGGGCTCAAGCGTACCGCCGAAGTCGTGTCATTGCAGCGTATAGCCCCAACGGGTGTTGTGATGGGTAGGGGAGCGTCGTGTGCCGGGTGAAGCAGCAGCGGAAGCTAGTTGTGGACGGTTCACGAGTGAGAATGCAGGCATGAGTAGCGATACACACGTGAGAAACGTGTGCGCCGATTGACTAAGGGTTCCTGGGTCAAGCTGATCTGCCCAGGGTAAGTCGGGACCTAAGGCGAGGCCGACAGGCGTAGTCGATGGACAACCGGTTGATATTCCGGTACCCGCTTTGAAACGCCCAATATCGAATCCTCTGATGCTAAGGCCGTGAAGCCGTTCCGGACCCTTCGGGGAAAGGAAAGTGGTGGAGCCGCCGATCCAAGGTGGTAGTAGGTAAGCGATGGGGTGACGCAGGAAGGTAGTCCAGCCCGGGCGGTGGTAGTCCCGGGGTAAGGGTGTAGGCCGAGGGGTAGGCAAATCCGTCCCTCATATAAGGCTGAGACCTGATGCCGAGCCGATTGTGGTGAAGTGGATGATCCTATGCTGTCGAGAAAAGCCTCTAGCGAGTTTCATGGCGGCCCGTACCCTAAACCGACTCAGGTGGTCAGGTAGAGAATACCGAGGCGTTCGGGTGAACTATGGTTAAGGAACTCGGCAAAATGCCCCCGTAACTTCGGGAGAAGGGGGGCCATCACTGGTGAGAGGACTTGCTCCTTGAGCTGGGGGTGGCCGCAGAGACCAGCGAGAAGCGACTGTTTACTAAAAACACAGGTCCGTGCGAAGCCGTAAGGCGATGTATACGGACTGACGCCTGCCCGGTGCTGGAACGTTAAGGGGACCGGTTAGTACACTTTCGGGTGTGCGAAGCTGAGAACTTAAGCGCCAGTAAACGGCGGTGGTAACTATAACCATCCTAAGGTAGCGAAATTCCTTGTCGGGTAAGTTCCGACCTGCACGAATGGCGTAACGACTTCTCGACTGTCTCAACCATAGGCCCGGTGAAATTGCACTACGAGTAAAGATGCTCGTTTCGCGCAGCAGGACGGAAAGACCCCGGGACCTTTACTATAGTTTGATATTGGTGTTCGGTTCGGCTTGTGTAGGATAGGTGGGAGACTTTGAAGCAGCCACGCCAGTGGTTGTGGAGTCGCCGTTGAAATACCACTCTGGTCGTGCTGGATGTCTAACCTCGGTCCGTGATCCGGATCAGGGACAGTGTCTGATGGGTAGTTTAACTGGGGCGGTTGCCTCCTAAAGAGTAACGGAGGCGCCCAAAGGTTCCCTCAGCCTGGTTGGCAATCAGGTGTTGAGTGTAAGTGCACAAGGGAGCTTGACTGTGAGACCGACGGGTCGAGCAGGGACGAAAGTCGGGACTAGTGATCCGGCGGTGGCTTGTGGAAGCGCCGTCGCTCAACGGATAAAAGGTACCCCGGGGATAACAGGCTGATCTTCCCCAAGAGTCCATATCGACGGGATGGTTTGGCACCTCGATGTCGGCTCG
Above is a window of Streptomyces subrutilus DNA encoding:
- a CDS encoding HNH endonuclease, which produces MRDTLVLNASFEPLSTVTLNRAVVLVLQAKAVVEQSHPELRVRAATVELPMPRVIRLCRYVRVPFRRHAPWSRRGVLIRDQHRCAYCGRRATTVDHVLPRAQGGGDTWLNTVASCAEDNHRKAARTPEEAGMPLLRRPFVPSPADAMLLALGVAGQGALPEWLERSA
- a CDS encoding YbhB/YbcL family Raf kinase inhibitor-like protein; this translates as MTEQNRAPLPHDFHPEVPAFTVVSEDLAPGAELGGAQVQSGGNTSPQLRWEGFPAGTKSFAVTCFDPDAPTGSGFWHWVLFDLPVSVTELPAGAGGGKFEGLPAGAVHVRNDYGTKDFGGAAPPAGERHRYVFTVYAVDQEKLGPDADVSPAVVGFNLRFHTLGRAQLVGEYGSAAG
- a CDS encoding sporulation protein; this encodes MGFRKLFASLGAGGASVDTVITEPNVVPGGIVQGEVRIQGGSVEQQIEGLSVGLQARVEVEGGDQEYKQDVVFTKQRLGGAFQVQAGALHVVPFGLEIPAETPITHFGGQPLHGMSIGVSTELEIARAVDAGDLDAINVHPVPAQQAILDAFRQLGFTFRSADMERGHIRGTRQTLPFYQEIEFLPPSQYRGLNQVELTFVSDGREMDVVLEMDKKPGLFSEGSDTYRCFQVGLHSFQDTDWAAYLNQWIASVGSTRNWL
- a CDS encoding DNA-3-methyladenine glycosylase, with the protein product MSARPDRTPLARSFFDRPVLAVAPDLLGRTLVRRTADGPLELRITEVEAYEGEADPGSHAYRGRTARNASMFGPPGHAYVYFIYGMWFSLNLVCGPPGHASGVLLRAGEVTVGADLAAKRRVSARHPRELAKGPARLATALDIDRSLDGTDLCADPDSPLSVLHGTATPPGLVSSGPRTGVGGAGAHHPYRFWLTGDPTVSPYRAHSPRKRPT